The nucleotide sequence TCTGACAGCAAAAAGAAATCTTTATTGTTCCGGTTGTGGGCACGGGATTGTCCATCGGCTAATTGCTGAAGTCATTGATGAGTTAGGAATAAGAGAGAAGACAATTGGCATTGCCCCTGTGGGATGTGCTGTTTTCGCTTATGATTATTGGAATTTCGACGTTACCGAGGCAGCTCATGGAAGACCTCCTGCTGTGGCTACGGGAATCAAGAGAGTACTTCCCGATAGAATTGTCTTTACCTATCAGGGTGATGGTGACCTGGCTGCAATCGGCACAGCGGAAACGGTCCACGCTGCCAATCGGGGAGAAAATATTACCATCATATTCATCAATAATGCTGTCTATGGTATGACCGGTGGTCAAATGGCTCCCACAACACTTATTGCTCAGAAGACCACCACCACTCCCTGGGGAAGAGACCCTAAGATTGCCGGCTATCCCATTAAGATTTCGGAAGCCCTGGCACAGCTGGAAGGCTCTGTTTATATTGAAAGAGTAACAGTCAACAGCCCCAAAAATACCATCAAAGCAAAAA is from bacterium and encodes:
- a CDS encoding thiamine pyrophosphate-dependent enzyme — protein: MKKLFSRPESLTAKRNLYCSGCGHGIVHRLIAEVIDELGIREKTIGIAPVGCAVFAYDYWNFDVTEAAHGRPPAVATGIKRVLPDRIVFTYQGDGDLAAIGTAETVHAANRGENITIIFINNAVYGMTGGQMAPTTLIAQKTTTTPWGRDPKIAGYPIKISEALAQLEGSVYIERVTVNSPKNTIKAK